A stretch of the Desulforamulus ferrireducens genome encodes the following:
- the tilS gene encoding tRNA lysidine(34) synthetase TilS, with translation MGVLEKVRTALARYRMVEPGQLVVVGVSGGADSMALLHILQNLAPELEISLHVAHLNHMFRGEESQADADFVEEYCSRSGIPCTIDRRDVPAYARVNRLSSQVAAREVRYQFFYEVLRQTQGQKLALAHHANDQAESVLMNFLRGAGLRGLGGIAPVREDLIIRPLLSTHREEIENYCRENAISYRIDSSNLKTVYRRNKLRHHLIPLLQREYSPSIIDVLGRLAEQARSEDELLEQLTRETYQRVKQRETDKEITLNRQLLAQQPVALIRRVLRLSWEKLRGHRLDLTFEHIENLVGNLAGGGPERIWELPGGIKVRLATETVTLMSDLALDSPGQQIYQLPVPGSVLTAAGQRVTAEVLTRAELEQDPREFPLHMVALDYAKVQLPLQVRFRQDGDVFVPFGLGKEVKLKKLLIDRKIPRHQRDTIPLVLEQPTGRILWVAGVRMADQIGITSETKKLILLRLENGNSSNRQIDNK, from the coding sequence ATGGGGGTGTTGGAGAAGGTTCGCACAGCATTGGCTCGGTACCGGATGGTAGAACCGGGGCAATTGGTGGTTGTAGGGGTTTCGGGGGGGGCTGACTCCATGGCGCTGTTGCATATTTTACAAAACCTGGCGCCGGAACTGGAGATTTCTCTACATGTTGCACACCTCAATCATATGTTTCGGGGTGAGGAGTCACAGGCTGATGCAGACTTTGTTGAGGAATACTGCAGTCGCTCCGGTATTCCCTGTACCATAGACCGGCGAGATGTTCCTGCCTATGCCCGAGTGAACCGCCTTTCTTCCCAGGTAGCCGCCAGAGAAGTACGCTACCAGTTTTTTTATGAGGTTTTACGGCAGACCCAAGGACAAAAACTGGCTCTGGCCCATCATGCCAATGACCAGGCCGAGTCGGTCTTAATGAATTTTTTACGGGGTGCAGGGCTACGGGGATTAGGAGGCATAGCCCCTGTCCGGGAGGATTTAATCATTCGACCACTGCTAAGCACGCACCGGGAGGAGATAGAAAATTATTGCCGGGAAAATGCTATTTCCTACAGAATTGACAGTTCCAACTTAAAAACCGTTTATCGTCGGAATAAACTGCGGCACCATTTAATACCTCTGCTGCAGAGGGAATATTCCCCGAGCATTATCGATGTTTTAGGTCGGCTGGCAGAACAAGCCCGCAGTGAAGATGAATTATTGGAACAATTAACCCGGGAAACCTATCAAAGGGTTAAACAAAGGGAAACAGACAAGGAAATCACCCTTAACCGCCAGCTCCTGGCCCAGCAGCCGGTTGCTTTAATCCGCCGGGTATTACGGTTGTCCTGGGAAAAACTACGAGGCCACCGGCTGGATCTTACCTTTGAACATATAGAAAACCTGGTAGGTAATTTGGCAGGGGGGGGACCGGAGCGGATTTGGGAACTGCCAGGAGGTATCAAAGTGAGACTGGCCACGGAAACAGTCACCTTGATGTCAGATTTGGCTCTAGATTCGCCCGGTCAGCAAATTTACCAGTTACCTGTACCAGGGAGTGTGCTAACCGCAGCAGGACAAAGAGTAACGGCGGAGGTTTTAACCAGGGCAGAACTGGAGCAAGACCCCAGGGAGTTTCCTTTACATATGGTTGCCCTGGACTATGCTAAGGTACAGTTGCCTTTGCAAGTCAGGTTTCGACAAGACGGAGATGTCTTTGTGCCCTTTGGTTTAGGCAAGGAAGTAAAACTAAAAAAATTACTCATTGATCGCAAAATACCCAGACATCAGAGAGACACCATCCCCCTGGTCCTTGAGCAGCCAACGGGTAGAATATTATGGGTGGCCGGAGTGAGGATGGCCGACCAAATTGGTATCACCTCGGAAACAAAAAAACTTATTCTACTTAGGCTAGAAAATGGGAATAGTAGTAATAGACAAATTGATAACAAATAA
- the ftsH gene encoding ATP-dependent zinc metalloprotease FtsH, with product MNKVLKNLSIYLLIVLVIIFLIQFTGEKNTTVLSLRYDEFITYLEQNKIQSVEMTTDKATNIIKGKLKDGKDFQTNGPIMDETLIPLLKEKHVNYQQIPPPEPSWWAGLLTTMLPILIFVLLFFFMMQQSQGGGNRVMSFGKSKAKLHTDEKKKVTFEDVAGADEVKEELAEIVDFLKNPKKFNEIGAKIPKGVLLFGSPGTGKTLLARAVAGEAGVPFFSISGSDFVEMFVGVGASRVRDLFEQAKKNAPCIVFIDEIDAVGRQRGAGLGGGHDEREQTLNQLLVEMDGFNPNEGIIIIAATNRPDILDPALLRPGRFDRQIVVDSPDVKGREEILKVHAKGKPLEEDVDLEVLARRTPGFTGADLANLMNEAALLAARFGKKTIGMRELEDSIERVIAGPEKKSKVISEKEKKLVSYHEAGHALVGYLLPNTDPVHKVSIIPRGRAGGYTLLLPKEDRYYITRSMLLDQVVMLLGGRVAEDVVLKEISTGAQNDLERATSIVRRMIMEYGMSEELGPMTLGHKQDSPFLGRDISRDRNYSEEVAFTIDKEVRKMIDQAYSKAKALLTEHRATLDKIAQVLMEKETIEANEFAEIMKEAGLEKPV from the coding sequence TTGAATAAGGTTCTTAAAAACCTTAGCATTTACTTGTTAATTGTGCTGGTTATTATATTTTTGATCCAGTTTACCGGAGAGAAAAATACCACGGTTTTATCGTTGCGTTACGATGAGTTTATCACCTACTTAGAACAAAATAAGATCCAAAGTGTGGAGATGACCACAGATAAGGCTACCAATATTATCAAGGGTAAGCTGAAGGATGGTAAGGATTTTCAAACCAACGGTCCTATTATGGACGAAACGCTGATACCTCTATTGAAAGAAAAACATGTAAATTACCAACAGATACCACCACCGGAGCCATCCTGGTGGGCGGGGCTGTTGACAACCATGCTGCCCATACTGATCTTTGTCCTGCTGTTCTTCTTCATGATGCAGCAGAGCCAGGGCGGCGGTAATCGGGTAATGTCCTTTGGTAAAAGTAAAGCCAAGCTACATACCGATGAAAAGAAAAAAGTAACCTTTGAAGATGTGGCTGGGGCAGACGAAGTAAAAGAAGAGCTTGCTGAGATTGTAGACTTCCTTAAAAACCCCAAAAAGTTTAATGAAATAGGTGCCAAAATTCCCAAGGGTGTGCTGCTTTTTGGTTCACCAGGTACCGGTAAGACTCTGCTGGCACGGGCAGTGGCCGGTGAAGCGGGAGTACCTTTCTTTTCTATTTCCGGTTCGGACTTTGTGGAAATGTTTGTTGGGGTAGGTGCTTCCAGGGTTCGCGACCTGTTTGAACAGGCCAAGAAAAACGCTCCCTGCATTGTCTTTATTGACGAGATCGATGCCGTCGGACGTCAGCGTGGAGCCGGCTTAGGTGGAGGTCACGACGAACGTGAGCAAACCCTTAACCAGTTGCTGGTAGAGATGGATGGCTTTAATCCCAACGAAGGAATCATCATTATAGCAGCCACCAACCGCCCGGATATTTTAGATCCGGCATTACTACGTCCAGGTCGTTTTGACCGGCAAATTGTGGTGGATTCACCGGATGTCAAGGGCAGAGAAGAGATTCTGAAGGTCCATGCTAAGGGTAAACCCCTGGAGGAAGATGTGGACTTAGAAGTATTGGCCCGCCGTACCCCTGGCTTTACCGGTGCGGATTTGGCTAACCTGATGAACGAGGCAGCACTGCTGGCTGCTCGTTTTGGCAAAAAAACCATTGGCATGCGGGAACTGGAAGACTCCATCGAGAGAGTCATTGCCGGCCCCGAAAAGAAATCCAAGGTTATCTCCGAGAAGGAAAAGAAGTTGGTTTCTTACCACGAAGCCGGCCATGCCCTGGTGGGGTACTTACTACCCAATACCGACCCAGTGCATAAGGTTTCCATTATTCCCCGGGGCCGGGCTGGTGGTTATACACTGCTGTTGCCCAAGGAAGATCGCTACTACATTACCCGCTCTATGTTGTTGGATCAAGTGGTCATGCTTTTAGGCGGGCGGGTAGCTGAGGATGTGGTACTGAAGGAAATTAGCACCGGTGCCCAGAACGACCTGGAACGGGCTACCAGTATTGTCCGACGCATGATTATGGAATATGGTATGAGCGAAGAATTAGGCCCCATGACCCTGGGACATAAACAGGATTCTCCTTTCTTGGGCCGGGATATCAGCAGGGATCGCAACTATTCCGAAGAAGTAGCCTTTACCATTGACAAAGAAGTTCGTAAGATGATTGACCAGGCCTACAGCAAGGCCAAGGCGCTCCTCACCGAGCACCGGGCTACCCTGGATAAAATTGCCCAGGTTCTAATGGAAAAAGAAACTATTGAGGCCAATGAATTTGCCGAAATCATGAAGGAAGCCGGTTTAGAAAAACCAGTCTAG
- the ndk gene encoding nucleoside-diphosphate kinase produces the protein MERTYLMVKPDGVQRGLVGQIISRFEQRGYKIVGLKMMQISRETAEKHYGEHAGKPFFNDLVNFITSGPVVAMVVEGKDVVSTAREMMGATNPLKAAPGTIRATYGVDVGRNIIHGSDSLESANREIAIFFRPEELVDYERAIDTWIYE, from the coding sequence ATGGAACGTACTTATTTAATGGTCAAGCCCGATGGAGTTCAAAGAGGTTTAGTGGGACAAATTATTAGCCGTTTCGAACAGAGAGGTTATAAAATTGTCGGCCTGAAAATGATGCAAATATCCCGGGAAACTGCTGAAAAGCATTATGGGGAACATGCCGGCAAACCTTTCTTTAACGATCTGGTTAATTTTATTACCTCCGGCCCTGTGGTGGCTATGGTAGTGGAGGGTAAAGACGTAGTGTCAACAGCCCGGGAAATGATGGGCGCTACCAATCCCTTAAAGGCTGCCCCCGGCACCATCCGTGCAACCTATGGTGTGGACGTCGGACGTAACATCATTCATGGTTCTGATTCCCTGGAGAGTGCCAACCGTGAAATTGCCATCTTCTTCCGTCCAGAGGAATTGGTAGACTACGAGCGTGCCATTGACACCTGGATTTACGAGTAA
- a CDS encoding formate--tetrahydrofolate ligase, protein MKVVPSDLEIAQAHQMIPITEIARSIGLSEDDIDLYGKYKAKISLDVLKKFQDKPQGKLIDITAITPTPLGEGKTVTTIGLAQGLGKIGKKVITTLRQPSMGPVFGIKGGAAGGGYAQVVPMEDINIHFTGDIHAVEAANNLLAAMIDTSILLGNPLNIDPMTVMWNRVLDTNDRALRDIVIGLGGKENGYPRQTSFDMAVASEVMAILALAEDLQDLRQRLGRIIVAYTYDGKPVTAEDLKAAGAMTVIMKEALKPNLVQTLEGQACIMHAGPFANIAHGNNSVLADKIALKLADYVVTESGFGSDLGMEKFMDIKCRQSGLRPSCVVITCTIRALKMHGGLGKVVAGKPLPEELTKENLPALERGCANLAHHIKVAGYFGVPVVVSVNRFTTDTDAEVALVREKALEAGAMGAYPITVWADGGAGAVELAEAVVAACEKPTDFKLLYPDNLSIKEKIEVLATKVYNADGVIYEPLAERKIKQFEELGLGHLPICMAKTHLSISHDPARKNLPSGYIFPIRDIRASVGAGFLYPLAGAMRTMPGLGSKPAAHNVDIDEHGRTVGLF, encoded by the coding sequence ATGAAAGTGGTGCCCAGCGATCTGGAGATTGCCCAGGCTCATCAAATGATCCCCATTACGGAAATTGCCAGAAGTATTGGATTGTCTGAAGATGATATCGACCTCTACGGGAAGTATAAGGCGAAAATCAGTCTGGATGTCTTGAAAAAATTTCAGGATAAACCCCAGGGAAAATTAATTGATATCACCGCCATTACACCCACTCCCCTGGGCGAAGGGAAAACAGTGACCACCATTGGCTTAGCCCAGGGTTTAGGTAAGATTGGCAAAAAAGTCATCACCACCCTCAGACAACCCTCCATGGGACCGGTCTTTGGCATTAAGGGTGGTGCCGCCGGCGGCGGTTATGCTCAGGTGGTGCCCATGGAGGACATCAATATTCACTTTACCGGTGATATTCATGCCGTTGAGGCTGCCAATAACCTGCTGGCGGCCATGATTGATACCTCCATACTATTAGGTAATCCCTTAAATATTGATCCCATGACGGTGATGTGGAATCGGGTTTTAGATACCAATGACCGAGCTTTAAGGGATATTGTCATCGGCCTAGGGGGTAAAGAGAACGGCTATCCCCGCCAGACCAGCTTTGATATGGCAGTGGCCTCCGAGGTAATGGCTATATTAGCACTGGCCGAGGATTTGCAGGATTTGCGTCAGCGCCTGGGCCGCATTATTGTGGCCTATACCTACGACGGCAAGCCGGTAACCGCGGAAGATTTAAAAGCCGCCGGGGCCATGACCGTTATCATGAAGGAGGCTCTCAAGCCCAATTTGGTGCAAACCCTGGAAGGACAAGCCTGTATTATGCACGCCGGCCCCTTCGCCAATATTGCCCATGGCAACAACTCGGTGTTAGCTGATAAAATCGCCCTTAAGCTGGCTGATTATGTGGTCACCGAAAGTGGCTTTGGTTCTGATTTAGGCATGGAGAAGTTTATGGATATTAAATGCCGTCAATCCGGCCTACGGCCAAGCTGTGTGGTGATTACATGCACTATTCGGGCTTTAAAAATGCACGGTGGCTTGGGCAAAGTGGTGGCAGGGAAACCTCTGCCCGAGGAATTAACTAAAGAGAATTTACCCGCCCTAGAGCGGGGGTGTGCCAACCTGGCCCACCATATTAAAGTGGCTGGTTACTTTGGGGTTCCTGTGGTGGTATCCGTTAACCGTTTTACTACGGACACCGATGCCGAGGTGGCCCTGGTGCGGGAAAAAGCCTTAGAGGCCGGTGCCATGGGGGCCTATCCCATTACGGTCTGGGCCGATGGCGGAGCCGGGGCGGTGGAATTGGCCGAAGCGGTGGTGGCAGCCTGTGAGAAACCCACAGACTTTAAGCTCCTCTATCCAGATAACCTGAGTATTAAAGAAAAGATTGAAGTGCTGGCCACCAAGGTTTATAACGCCGACGGAGTTATCTATGAACCTTTGGCCGAACGGAAGATTAAACAGTTTGAGGAGTTAGGTTTGGGACACCTGCCCATTTGCATGGCTAAGACCCACCTCTCCATTAGCCATGACCCGGCTCGTAAAAATCTACCTTCGGGCTATATTTTCCCCATTCGAGATATCCGTGCCTCGGTGGGGGCAGGGTTCCTATATCCCCTGGCCGGTGCCATGCGCACCATGCCCGGCTTGGGTTCTAAACCCGCAGCCCATAACGTTGATATTGATGAACACGGCCGGACAGTGGGACTATTTTAA
- a CDS encoding TRAP transporter large permease subunit, with protein MKDSTSPFGKFIRFLDNRLEEILMVVGFIVFTVLINLQVLNRYVLSFVEIANMTTWTEEVARYIFVWISYIGASYAFKKREQIRVDALIRVLPSNISKALDIANPLIMLFISYFFISGGWNMMSMQMETGQSSPALQIPMWIAYASVPVGFALMCFRIIQNLVIDLKSMTAKEIGLGVALGAIMLAPVYVIGWESSVAVLALYFFVFIFTGMPVAFALGACSIATSIATDAIPLDFFAQTAFTGIDSFPIMAVPFFVAAGIIMGTGGLMKRLLAMADELVGFFPGGLALVTVVTCMFFAAISGSGPATVAAIGTMMIPAMIKQGYHAGFACALVAAAGSIGVIIPPSNPFVIYGVVAEQSISKLFTAGIVPGIMIGLLLCTVSFVISKKNGWRGSKESFSMKGLLTATWNAKLALLVPVIILGGIYGGIMTPTESAAVAAMYGLVVSVFIYKDLNGKDLYDSLVQSGLTSAVVIFLIAMATAFGRLIALEHVAQTVAAFFLSISSSKIVILLLINILLLIVGCVMEALAAIVILTPILLPMVVQLGVDPILFGVIMVVNLAIGFITPPVGVNLFVASGISKVRLEEIIKSVTPFLLAMFVALLLISYVPDISLFLVDWVFNK; from the coding sequence TTGAAAGACAGCACGAGCCCCTTTGGTAAGTTTATTCGTTTTCTGGATAACCGCCTGGAAGAAATATTAATGGTTGTAGGTTTTATTGTTTTTACTGTTCTCATTAACCTACAGGTTCTTAACAGGTATGTGCTTTCCTTTGTGGAAATTGCCAACATGACCACCTGGACGGAAGAGGTGGCCAGATACATTTTTGTTTGGATTTCCTACATCGGAGCCAGTTATGCCTTTAAAAAGCGGGAACAAATCCGGGTGGATGCTTTGATTCGTGTTTTACCGTCCAATATTAGTAAAGCCCTGGATATAGCCAACCCCTTGATCATGCTCTTTATTTCCTACTTCTTTATCAGTGGCGGTTGGAATATGATGAGTATGCAAATGGAAACCGGTCAATCCTCACCCGCTTTACAAATTCCTATGTGGATAGCCTATGCTTCTGTGCCCGTTGGTTTTGCCCTCATGTGCTTCCGTATTATCCAAAACCTGGTGATTGATCTTAAAAGCATGACCGCTAAAGAAATAGGTCTTGGTGTTGCACTGGGAGCCATTATGTTAGCACCGGTCTATGTCATTGGTTGGGAAAGTTCAGTAGCCGTACTGGCTTTATACTTCTTTGTTTTCATCTTTACCGGTATGCCTGTTGCCTTTGCCTTGGGTGCTTGTTCCATTGCTACTTCCATCGCCACCGACGCCATTCCCCTGGACTTTTTTGCCCAAACAGCCTTCACCGGTATTGATAGCTTCCCCATTATGGCTGTGCCCTTCTTCGTAGCTGCCGGTATTATCATGGGCACCGGTGGGTTAATGAAACGCCTCTTGGCCATGGCTGACGAACTGGTGGGTTTCTTCCCCGGCGGTTTAGCCCTGGTAACCGTAGTAACTTGTATGTTCTTTGCCGCCATTAGTGGTTCCGGTCCAGCTACTGTGGCTGCTATTGGTACCATGATGATTCCTGCCATGATTAAGCAAGGTTATCATGCGGGTTTTGCCTGCGCCCTGGTGGCAGCGGCCGGTTCCATCGGGGTAATCATCCCCCCCAGTAACCCCTTTGTGATTTACGGGGTAGTGGCTGAACAATCGATCTCCAAGTTATTTACCGCTGGTATTGTACCCGGTATTATGATTGGTTTGCTCCTCTGTACTGTATCCTTTGTCATTTCAAAGAAGAACGGCTGGCGGGGCAGTAAAGAATCCTTTAGCATGAAAGGCCTCTTGACGGCTACCTGGAATGCTAAACTGGCACTGCTGGTTCCGGTAATTATCCTAGGCGGTATTTACGGCGGCATTATGACCCCCACCGAATCCGCTGCCGTAGCCGCTATGTATGGTCTGGTGGTCAGTGTCTTTATTTACAAGGATTTAAATGGTAAGGATCTCTACGATTCTTTGGTGCAATCCGGTTTAACCTCTGCGGTGGTTATTTTCCTGATTGCCATGGCCACCGCCTTCGGTCGTCTGATCGCCCTGGAGCACGTGGCTCAAACAGTGGCAGCCTTCTTCCTGTCCATCAGCAGTAGTAAGATTGTCATTCTGTTACTAATTAACATTCTCCTGTTAATTGTTGGTTGTGTCATGGAAGCCCTGGCGGCTATCGTGATCCTTACTCCCATCCTGCTGCCCATGGTGGTTCAGCTGGGTGTAGACCCCATCCTCTTCGGTGTAATCATGGTTGTAAACTTAGCCATTGGCTTCATCACCCCACCGGTAGGTGTAAACCTGTTTGTCGCCTCGGGCATTTCTAAGGTTCGTCTGGAGGAAATCATTAAATCTGTTACACCCTTCCTCCTGGCCATGTTTGTGGCACTGTTATTGATCTCCTACGTTCCCGATATTTCGCTGTTCCTGGTGGATTGGGTGTTTAATAAGTAA